The nucleotide window ttgttttctgtttttgttttttaatttttccctctaTTCCTTTCTACTTAATTGCATTGTGGTCACAGAATGGTATGACTCTAAGACTTGCTTATGGCCACGTGTGGAGTCAGCGTtcgtaaatgttccatgtgtgctcaAAAACGTGTATCCAGTAATTTCTGGAAAGTGGCTTCAAGATAAGTCTATATTTTTTACCATTAAAATTTCTAATAGGTTTTTCAaatttgttctgttttcattgtcatttatgtttcttctttgtctttactttttGAAACTTACTCTATCATATGGAACAGGTTGTTCAGTTATCGAAATTTGAGGAGTTCTCATTCTGTTCTCTAATTTCATCAACTGTGTTTGCTGAGTTGGCTCATGGTATGTGTTTGTTCTTTTATGTGCTTGTCACTTTCCCCTTCTATAGACCTTTGTAGTGAGACTCCGATGACACCTGGGTTGAGGCCTGTCCCTCCAGcaggtgtgtgtttgtttctggTAGGCAGCCAAGGGATATTAGGGGCCCAGAACCAACCTGAATCTCCATTTCTGTACTTGGATGTCCCCAGGCCATGCAGGTAAGTATGCATTTGAACTCTTAACCTATGCATCATGCAGACTTCTGGATTTATTGCTTCCATAAGGCTCCAAACACACTATTTAGTTCtactatgactaagaattcacAGTATAAAATTTACTGAATAATCTCATAAATGCTGTTTAtcagttttcagtttttagaTTTGACCTACAAATAAAGCACAGAACAACCCACtgtaattagagaaaaaaaattattgttataaatcttaccaatgtaaaaaaaaaataattaggaatagtTAGGGGATGCAGTGTTTGAAAAAGCATAAATGTcaaattctttgtctttcatatatatcatttaaaatcatAAGGCAACCTCTAGAAAAAAGAGTATAGTAGTTGTCTAGGCCTGGAGGAAAGCTAATTTTACTCCGCATTTTCAGTTCCTCTGTACTGTttgaactttttattattttattttattttgctttgtaattaattgaaacatttttaataattctGTGATCTCAGGACTGAATTAAAGGCAACGGCTTCCGTCTGTGTTTGAGCTTGGGTCTCTGCCTCCAGGACGAATCATTTATAGTGAGTCCAGTCTCTGACGTCATGATGCCGCCTGCCCCCTGTCTCCCCACGGCAGGAAAGAAATCCTTGTACTGCTAACTATCCTCTGCTAAGCTTGCAgacttaactttttgaggaaaaaaatatcagATAATTTACCAAAGCTCCTTAACTCGAGGGGAAGAAAACTAGCATCCACTCCATCAGTCACTACGCATGGAACTCAGTTCcattgcctcatttaatcttcacacctGGCCTTGAAGTAAGCTGTGTCCCCTATTTCACAAAGTCTCTTTTCTGGAGTTTATGAACCTTGTCACTTTGGAGACATTAAGTCCAAAACGGAGCGCATTTCACTAAACCACCCAGCCTCACACTGTCTGGGTTTCTCGGACCATGAAATCGGAGGCACCAAGCTGTTGCTCCGCCTTGGTACCTGGTCTGCTCACAGCCTGGCGCAGAGGAAGGGAGCGCAGACCACCGAGGCGCGCTTGCGCTTCCGCGGCGAACCCCATCAGCTcggctcctccctctctgccctcagggactAGGTCTGCCGAATGTTGCCTGCTTGCCCGGAAATCATCTCTGAAAGGATTCCTTGTTTTCCGGTACCCAGGCCTCCCTGCCAGAGTAATGTGCACCCACGCCCTTCGCAGTGAATCCGGCCGGCGCTGAGCGCGGGCTGCCGGTTGCTGGCCTCTGGCCGCTGATTTCGGACACCCGAGGGCGGCTGGGTCTGGAAGCAGTGATTGGGTGCCTGGTAGGTGCGGAAACACCCGcagcttttcagaaaaaaagccTCTGTTCACAAATAGGCTGGGCAGGGGATTCCAAAAGTGGGAGAATAGCATCTGCTTGGGCTCCTGCTTCCCCCCAAAACGCGCTGCTCTGTCGCTAAGGGGTCCTCAGCGTTGTTAGCTGTGCCTCTGGCTCAGGAGTGGAAACTCAGTTATTCCTGGCTGGTGTTTAGAATACAcacccccaaacaaacaaacgaaaaacaagGCCCTAGCGTTTCTCTGGCACTTTATGCTGCTTTTAACTAGAGCCCTTTATGATGGAGCCTGCGGGTCCCTCCGGCCCCCAGGGGCCCACTTTGGCACCTTCAGCCTTGTTAACAGGGTTAAAAGCTGGCTTGGGAGCACCAAGGCGGCTCACCTGCTGTGGTGAGGGGTGGGCAGGATAACACCTGAGTAGGACAGACTGAAAGGGTCTCTTTCACATGGGATGGGGACCCCAGAGAAGGGACTGGGGTATTTTATTTGGTTCCATATACATATtgcttttatatacatatttaagcCCCTGGGAGTtttgaaactgaaaaatcaaaatgaggaggcatttgcacttctctgagtgagctagaaatggagaaataaatctgCCCTCCCCGTTCCTGGCATTTATCATTTTTACGTGTCAATCACACAGTACCGGTGCTCAGAAGCCTCCTGAGCAGTCGTTCCTCACATGACCATCGCTCAATAGTTTCCACTTTCAGGTTCTTTATCTGAATGAAGGTGCTGCAGCCAAGGGGGCTGGGAGTAGCTCTGTAACCAGATAGCCCTTTACTAACCCCAGGAAatttgcttcacctctctgagccccattttctcttttgtaaaatgggggtCATGGCATCTACCTCTTGGCCTTGCTGGCCATGTCAGGATGTGGCAGGCATGGGGTAGGCAGTCTGTTATTGACTGTTACCCACTGAAGTGAACATTTAGGAACAGCAGAATGTTCAGAGACTGGACAGAATTTGGAAATGATGTCTTTTACACCAGCTTTTCCAGAGCTTTCCAAAGCCAGGCCTACCCTTCCTTTCTTACCACTCCTCCTGGCCCCTCATCACTCTACCTTCCAGGTCCTCTCAGAAAGCTCTGCCCTCTGCTCACTTCCCACCCTGCCAGCCTCTTCTCACATTTTGTAACCCCTCGACCTCTGCCTTCCAATCCGTAGAGAATTCCCCTCCAACCCAGTGTTCCTAGCAGACTCACCGTCTGAGCCACAGTCCTGTCTAATCAATCATCGAATCTCATTCCTCCACCACTAGACTATAAAATTCCAAAGGGCAGGgatcctttctctctcccaggGATGAGGCACAGGCTAAGAAACATGCTATCAGCTCATAAATTCTTGTTCGGTGAATAAATTCGTCATCTTCACATATCCTTACAGAATGAgtcaaacaaaagagaaaggcGTTTGCTAAGTCCAGGCCCTTTGCTTGGCATTCAAGCCCTTTACCATCTGTGCCCAAACTCACTCTTCTACCCCATGTCTCAGCCCGGCGCCTGCCAGCTGTGCCTCTCACTGACTCCTGCCTGCGCACTGTGGCTGCTGCTCTTCTCTTCTTGAAATGCTCCTCTGCCCTAGCAAGATCCCACTTACCCATGTCGGTTCAAGTTCAGTGCCAGCTCCCCTACGAAGCCAAGTGCCCCATCAAACAgaactcctctctccctccctattCCCATTGATTTTAgacccttttaaaaaaaatttttgtcccttttttttttttggcctgtgTTATGCTTATTTAGGTCCAGGCCTATCTTCCCCAGCTCCATTTAAACTTCTTGAGAACGGAGACTGCATTTTGCCCTCACgaggttattatgaggattaaacgagatagTGTAGGTTAAAAAAGAACACAGTGTTACTTGTGTTTAAATTCGTGGCATCTTGGTCACCCTCCAACCCTTTGTTGCTCCAGGGCCTAGTACTTAGCTAGGTACACAGATGGTTGATCATCTACAGTGCATGaatgtttaaaataacaaaaggagCCCTTAAGTGCCAGCCAATGCAGCGTGGAGTGCTGTGCTCACCAGGGGCACAGGATGAACATTGTGTGAGTGTACCTAGCCGTGAAAGAAGATTCTGCCTTTGGCTCCTTGGTTTCTCCCTCTAGCCTCCTTGCGAGAGCTCTAGTGCAGAACAGAGGGAGGGGCAAGTGCCAAAGGGtgggggagacagggaggggtggaggacaaGAGTCACGCGGATAGAACCGGGGAGGAATTTTTTGCAAGGATTGAAGAAAAAAGATATGAGAGGAGTTGTGAGATCCAAAGAAAGCAGATGTAAGGAGAAAGAAGATTTTAAGAATTATTGCTTAAGACTGGATTTGTCCTTCATGGGTGTGTAAAGAAGGAGAGTGTAAGAAGCAAAAGAAGCACTTGAGTTTTGGTAATTGAACCACATGGACCACAACGTCAGTTGCTCATTACACATGTGTTACTTTCTATGCCAGGTGCCTTGATCGGGGCCCTGATGAATAACCACCTGAGTTAGCCTGTGAGCAAGAAGGGCTTCTCTCAGGCCGAGCAGCTTCCCCGCAGCTTGAAGAATGTGCAAGCCCTCAGCCTCCCGCTCCTCCTTGCCAttccattctcctttctcttttcctccaaacTCTGTGCTTCAGCCAAACCAACCCACTTCTGATCCCCCAAACCCTAACACTTTTTCAGACCTCCAtgcttttgcacatgctgttccttctgtttAGGATGTCCTTGGCTCCCTCAAATACCTAGAGAACAACCTCAAGAGGCTCCTCCTGTGTAACACCGTCCCTGAATCCTGCAAGGAGCGCTGGCTCGTTTCATCTCtttacttgtctttctctctcaccaGAGTGCGTGCATCTCATCTCCGCATCCCCTTTCTCCAGCACAGTGGAAGGGCCAGGCTGAAATCTGACTCCCATCTCCTTCGCTGCCCTTCTTTGCCGGTCTGGCAGCTCCAGCCATCActgcatctctctcctctctgttcaAGTGGCAGAGTCCTCAGCCCAGTGCCTGACTCAGCTGCCCCAGAATATATCAGGGTTTTGGTGTTTGTTCATATCCTGGAACTTAAATTACTAAGATGTCATCTGCTTTTGCTTCTAGGAAGTAATCAGACATGCAGTGAAAATAATGATAGGGGTGTCTTGGGTATGAATTCTTGAATTACAAAGGGGAATAAAATTCTGTTCAAGGGTTTAGGTTTTCATCACCCTACCTATACATGGATGTTGTTTTGTGTGTGCACATTGATGAGATTAAAATTAGACAGGTTCTGTGACCAGGGAACCAGACAAAGAAAGGGTTACTGAGGATCTGATTAATAACTAACATggtctgtcaaatgttttccagacCAGAAAAAACTATATGTTCTGTTTTTCGGAAGTTGATGTCCTGGTTTTGCAGATGCTGCCATCTTGCAGCAAAACTTACACACTTGCAGCAAGACCCCTGCAAAGTGCTCCAGCTCCAAGTGTCCAAAAGTTCCCTTGAACTCATTATGTAATAGCATGTTTACCTGCTGCACATGCACCCCGACTAAGCACAGTTGTGACAAATAAACCTGTTATCCTCTGTTCTCTGGTGTATGAAGGCCCCACAAGCACTGAGCTCAGAGAGACACTGCTTTCAGGAAATATCCCAGGTGTTCCCCATCGCTTGTGCAAGTGATAAACCTTTTCTTCACCTACTTCTGCCTCAGTTGTGCTTTTTGGCTCCATACTCACCAAGAGATGAGCCCATCGAGTGAGTTACAGTTCCACGCAAAACCCACCTTGAAGAAACGTACCAGAGAGCACATTTTGTGGTTCTGTCTTTATGAGAATGACTTTGAGGGCAGAGCTTAGGGTACGCTGGATTTTCTCAGGAGGCAGCATAGTTTAGCCAGAAAATACCCGATTAAGAGTTTAAAAATTTAGATTCTGGCGCCAGCTCTGTCATTCATTAAAAGTTATAATATTTTGTCATTATGAGCCTTaatctccttatctgtaaaatggacgtAACAGGCCCTGTTCAGCCTCATTTACAGTGAGGGATAGGTAAGAAGTAACTAGGATAATATATCCTAGTAGCTTCCTAATAGCTAAAACGCTCTACAGACACCCCTGGTGTAACAGGAAGAGCCCGGTGTGCCCACAGCTgctggggtttgaatcctgggtctgCTGCTGCCAGCCTGCACGATCATGGACAAGTTTTCACCTTTCTCTACCTCAGTTGTCTCGTCTATGAAATGGGGACAACTTTACTacttacttcacagggttgttaatGTAGATATTTCTTACTATGTAGAGGCTAAAACAGTTATTTCAcgtaaaacacttagcacagtacctTGCCCAGAGtaagcacacaataaatattagttgctattgtttctatttttttattattgccatttttagCTTTGTCATTTTGTGCCTAAAAGAAACTGAAGGCAAGGAAATGCAAGCTGCAGTCCCCAAGAACCAATATTTCTGAAATCCAGTTTACGATAAGATTTGGAGGCATACAAATGTCCCAGAGTTGTCACAAAGCTCCCACACATTTCTCGAACTCCATTCTATGAGAGAGAATGATCATGCTTCATACCACGTGGGATGAGCATAGAAAGGGTATCACTTATGCCCTGATCTATATAAATCCTAATAAGTTGTTTGGACAATGAAATCACAATTGCAGAGCTTCCTCAACTGGGAGCACAGACTCCCGGGCAAGGCTTGGGTGAAGGGACTTTTCTGTTGTTCCTTTTGTTTGCCGCTACATTGCTGGCACGTAGAGCTTAGTGTTGTCAAAGGCTTGAGTCAAGCAGACCTGGGTGGCATCCTGGGCTCTGTGCcaattatgtgaccttgggcaaggttaCCTGGCCTCTCAGGGCCTgtttctttatttgcaaaatgggCTAATAATTGCTATCTCCTGTTAGCCGTCAAGATTGAAGGAGAGAAGgcggtggagggtgggcacaggggttgaaggggagcacttatgtggtaacagacaagaaataacgtacaactgaaatttcacaatgatgtaaactattatgaactcaataaaaattaattaaaaatttagaaaaaaagattaaaggagaaaaagtatACAGAGCCTGTGGCCCTGAGCCTGACACCTGAGATGATGAATCCCAACTGTTGCTGACTGGGCTGGGAGCAGCCCCTGGCTGTGCTTTCTAAATTTTCCTGTCTCCTACAGGTCCCCTGAGCTGCAGCCCTGCCCCATCCTCCACTTAATGAAGAGAAACGGAGTCAATACAGTTCATATGAAGAACTTACTGGGAGACTCTGCTAACAGAGGGAGGGTCATTAGTTTCCAAACCCAAGAGACAAATAATTGACTTTTCCCCCCAGGCAACTgggaagttttttgttttcttcctcctcagaGTTCAAGGGACTTTCTGGAACCAACATGTCAAGATCAAGTCCTTCTGGGTGCTCTAAAAGGCACAGCTTCAGCTTTAATATTTCACTTGCAGGAGTAAGGTCCTCGCAGGTTCCCAAGGGGAGGATGAGAGGAGCGTGCCAAGCTCAAGTTGCCAGGCTTCCCGCAGCCTGGAGCGTGTACAGAAACCATCTGGGCATCAGATGACACCTCAGTGCAAGCACAGAACATACTAAGCCACTGTAATAGGACCTCAAAAGTAACACCACCAAACTCATTTACGTATGCACTttcttttgctgttgtttttaaaaataccttaacGTAAGGGTAATTCTGTCGCCTTGTCAGTTGGCAGAGGATGTCTCCACCCCTGCGCTGGCCTCTCTCCCAATTAGCTAATGTGGCAGAAAccacaaaaagaacaaagaaacctCAGCCCGGTGTGAATTGTGGAACACTTTATTGAACACAAATGAGCAGAAATCAGCTTTCCTCTGTGTCTAGGCGCCAGCAAGGAAGTGAAAGGAATTTTAGAAACGTTTGGGGTGGAGGCAGAAGTTCAAAGGGAAATAATTTAGAGGACGAGATGAATGACCTCTTCTGAAATGCTTCAGATGGTCAAAGAAATAAGGGTCCCAGAAATGGGGAAGCAGAGAAAAGGTCTAGAAGGCCCAGGAGTGAGGGAAAGCCCAGCCCAGTGCAAGCCGTGTCTTCAGAGGACctggaagagaagtcaagaagggACCTGAGCTTTGCAGTTAGAGCTGAACTCACTAGCTAACTGGTCAGCCATGTGCCACTAGCTATCACATGGCTTGGCAGTGCTTAGCTGTCCTAAATCTTTGTTTCCTTATCCTGAAAATGGGATGGATAATGCCCACAGCCTGGCGTCGTTAAGGGattatgtgaaataaaaaataagattctgATCCCAACACACTAGACACACACAAATTGTGGTTTCTTATATAAGCGCTGGAAAAAATTTATTCCTATTCTTGAGCTTTGCCAAAGCAATTGCTTTGAAATGCGTCTTTAGAGGAAGCAACCTCATGGGGGACTGCAGTGGGAGTTAAATGTTGATGTACAGCCACCTCTCCTGGTCAGGGCCCGGGGCTGCCCACAGCAATCTGGGGAGAACTGAGCGGTGCTGAGCTCTGCGGTGTCTGTGAGACAAGGCCTTGGGCCAGAGGCCTCCTCCCAGGAAGCTGTCATCTTCTCCTGGTTTTCCAGATGCCTCCCTTCCAATGGGAACCTTAGGAGCCCTGAGTGCAAGCCCAGCTAGGAGGTGAGTCTGTAGCTTTCCAGGGTTTTTTGAAAGTGAGGACAAGACCCATCCACAGTATTTGGTCCCCAGGGCAACCAAAATTACCCAAGctatttaccaaatatttcttAATGTTTGAGTTCAAAAAATCAAAAGCTAAGAGCATTTGGGtcccaatcttttaaaaatggcaaGGAAAATAACAGTTGATCTAAAAGCTGATCAAAGCCTATACAGCTCCCTCCCCACATTACCTTCCTCTCTAATCCTTCTCCAATGCAtgaaacacaacacacacacacacacacacacacacacacacacagaggaacagAAACATATACATGTGCATACACATACACTCTCATAAGAACACGTATACATGCACAGGGTGGAGTCCCTTGGAGAAAATCTTGATATTGTCCaacattttctagtttcttctctGAAACACCACCAACAAATATATGAGGTTTGCCTACATAGGATGACACTTTAGCAACTGTGCCCCACCATCACCTACCACCCCCAGATGACAAGATATACTTCTTTGTCAGTTATAAAAACACTAATCATAAATAAAGTTAGATTCCTTCTATGCCCTATGGACAAAAATAAATTGCAGGTACATTGAAGATtcatatatcagtaattatagacatatttgaaaaaaatcagaacattcAGATAGCCATGAAACTGGGAAAAATTAAGGGAAGAAACACAtaagctataaaataaaaaaggagagattTGATCATATAAAAGTGAGAAACTTCAAAGCGCGAAAGATACCATCATCAAAATCATAAATATAAGGCACTATAAACAAAGATAATAACAAAATGATAGATTGCgaggaaatattttcaacacACATAATGTGCAAAGAACTCTCCCAAATTattaacaggaaaataaataacctAAAGAAGAATGGCGAAGAGTATAAACTGACAAGTTACAGAAGAAGAACCAAAATGAATAGTAGTCACGTAAAGTAAAAAAAGTTGCGCCAGCTCCAATGGTACAGAGGGAAATTAAAATGAACACAACAGTGACATAACCATTTTTAtccattaaaaatttcataagaTTGATAATATCCACTGGCAATGTGGGGCCGCTGGTTCTGCCACAGGATGTTAGGGCGAGTGCAAATAACTACAAACTTTTATAAAAGTCATctaacaatatttatttaaatttaaaatgtgaatacaCTCTGAACCAGGAATCCCattttggggaaattttcagGCTAATGGCAATATCAGTGGATAAAAAGCTAGTTGTCCGTGATGTTTATTATAGTATTTTTtggaatgaaaaactgaaaacaacctaaatatcatTCAAAAGGTGATTCATTAAACAAACTATGCACCCTGTGCTATGGAACACTGTTTGAGCCTCCACTTTCCACTACGATTTTCACATGTGTGACTCAGGGCAagtctgtgcttcaatttcctcatcaataTAATCAAGTACTAATGGTACTTACATCACAGATTTATTTGTGCTACCTTGGAAGGACTTTTAGTATATATTGCTAAGTAGAAAAAACAAGCGATTTGTAGAATTAAAGatattcttaaaaaatgtatatttgcttatgtttatttgtatatgttgGTATCAGCAAGGGAAAAAAGTGGAGAAGTTATACATTAAACTGTGAACACATCTACTGCCTTTATAATTTGtcccaaaaagaagaaaaaccaccaatagaaaaaaaaagtgatgcaGTCATGAGCAGACAATTCattgaaaaacaaacaccaaTGGTTAataatcagagggagaaagactcagccttaaaaaaagccTGCTAGCTTTTGAGAACCTCCTTAATTCAAAGCCCCCTGTTTGGTGCCATGTGCCATCAAATTAGCCAAGCTGAGGGTGCTACAGTCAGTCACCCACCCTAAGATGAGGCACAGTGAAGAGGAGGGGGGTGTGTGTAGGGGTGCATGTAGGGTGATTTGGGGGTGGTAGGAGGGGAAGATGTTGTGGgtgaagaaataaacacatgTGGAGGGGTTAAATAGACCTGAGTTCTAATTCTGACCCTTTTCACTTGTCTATAGAATTAAAATAGTCTCCTATTCTTTTTGAACCAATCTCTTCACTTGAGAAATGAGTAAGTGAAGGAATCCAGTGAGGCCATATTCAGACCAGCCAGGGCACAGGGAGCTCCTGCCTTCCCAGCCCTGCTCAGCCACATCCTGTGGTGCTGgggcctcccttcttcctcctccttccatccccTTATTCCCTACACTTAGTGGATAGAGCTTTCTTTTTGTTGACTTAAGAGAGGAGGCGCTGGCCTTTAGACTCTTCAATCTGTCTTAATGTAGCCTGTCTGTCTGCGACTTTCTATTTACCATGACACTCATTCTTTCTGCATTTAAGTGATTTTTGTCCCTGCACAAGTAAAGGCATGATTTcagtcacacacacatgcacacaccccgaAGCAtacagacaaaataaaacaagagctcTATAGCCCTTTCCTGGACAAAAATCTTTCTAAACAAGAATCCAGGTGTCACACTGGATCCTGTACAAAATACAGGTTTAGATAGCAACAAAAAACTCCCAATGCCAAAATGACAACAGAAGATTAATTACAACAATTTTACATTATTGAAAAACTGCATTTAAAACCATTAGCCCTTTTAAGTACCTtgaacagacagagaaaggcagagtAATCTGTCTCTTTGCAAAGGGCAAGTCTCCTGagaaatgttgggaaaactggaagcaAAAGTACCTGCTTGCCTGGCAGTTAAGTGTTCTGGTAGTTCCAATAAGTCCAATGGGAATTCCCTTAGAACTTTTCAGACAACAAGGTAACCACACTTGCTGTATAAAAACCACTACGTGCTGTTGTTCCATAGGCTAGTCCAGGTCTTTGAAGCTCCTTTGCCCCCACCCGGAGGGCTGCCCCAGTCAAGTTCCTGGGGCAGAGCTTAAGCACTCTGGGAGCGAGGCTCCCTCCCACTGTTGAGGAGGTCTGTGAGTTCTCCGATGTACTTGATGGTGTACTTCAGTGTCTGGATCTTGGTGAGCGGCTGGCCCCTCTGACTGTAGACAGGTGGGAGGTAATTCCGGAGGGTGTGCAGGGCATCTGCCAAGGTCCTCATCCGGAGCTTCTCCCTCTCGCTGGCTTTCCGCCTCCGCTGGACAGACATCCTGACTTTGGTGCCCTTCTGGGCCTTAGGGCCACCAGAGCCCTGCAGATAGGCAGGCTGGAAAGCTAACATATTGTAGTCCACCTCCACCAGGCCACCAGTGCCAAGGCTGCTGCAGACATCACTGCCCCCATTGTTGGCATCTCCATGCCCACAGGGCAGTCTGACCACGGCTGGACAGGGAGAAGAAGAATAGGACTCCAGGGAGGGAGCCGGAGAGAGGCTCTGAGTGGGAGAGGCCTGGTTCAACTCAAAGGGCCCTGCCCTGTCTTTCCAGTTCCATGAGGAGAGCAGCCCAGGACTATCAGAGGAGCCCAAGCCATCTTCAAGGCTGAGGAAGGTCTCACGCAGGTTGTCCATGCCTGGGAGACAGCTGCAGAGAGAATGACTCCCTGGCAAGTGAGAAAGAAAGTTCTGCCGCCCAGCCAGGACAGAGCTCTCTTTTATGATGGTGGGGGAGAAGTGATGAAGTGGGaaagagggctggggagagggagttcAAAGGAGAAACCAAGGACCAAGATGGAAAATGAACTCTTCAGGTGTCACTTTCTCCTCATTGATAATTAGCATCTTCCAGCTAaaatgtctttaaacagaaaggcctccaagagaagaaaaaaggaattatCTTGTTGTAACTAAACCAATTAAGGCTGCATAACTAGACTTAGCATTGTCCTGTGGAACTCATTAATGAGAGAGCCAGAGAAAACAAACCTGGGGAATCTGGAGCAAGGAGGTGGCGGCCGAGGGGCCTGCGGGGAGTAGCAGGGGACCCAGAGGGCCTTCCTCCCCCCTGCCAAGACTTCCAAGATATTTCAGAGCAGATGGGGTGTACTGTTGGAGAAGCAGCAAGGCCTAGGGACCAGGTAACCCCTCTGAGCTTGGATTCCCTTGTCTGTCAAAGGCAGACAATGATGGCTCTTACTTCATAGGGCTCTCCAAAGGAGGGCACACAACAGGCGCCCAGTGGATGTCAGTTTCCTTCTTCTCTAGCAAATTTCCCTGGGTTTTCTAGAGTGCAGAGCCCCTCCAGTATGCCTACCCTCAGAATGACAAAGGCCAGCAGCTCCGGTAAACCCAGAGCCTTAGTCAGCAGGGAATATCCTTCAAGAAGTTTAAAGCCCTTGCTTTAACTGAGCAGATTGGGATTCCCCACAGCAAACATATCAGGAAACAGAAAGCTCCTTTAAGACAGGGAGTTCACAGAATACCTGGCATTTAGCCCTCTCGAGGTCTTCTCAAAATCCAGTGGCAGAGTCACACCTCGTTTTTTGAAATGTATAGCGGAAGTGTGAAATTGACCAGGGAGCCTGTTTTCCCCACCGTTGCTCCAAATGCCCCGAATGTGTTAAGTCGGATGGTCCTGCCACTTTGCTTCACTTCCCACATGCTCGGAGAGAGACAGACCCTGTGATTTGGAAAAGGGTTCTCAGATTCCCCATTTGTCCCATAAATGTAACATGTTCTCCATGTAACTAATTCTACAAATTAGTGTTAACATCTGAACCACAGGGAGTTACGTTTCAGAGTAATAGTAAAGCGTCCTTTAACATGGTTATTGAGTCCCTTTGCCATTATTGCAAAGAAATGTCAATGGTCTAATTAGAACATTATGGTGTTTTTTAATTAGCTAGGCTCAGGGAATGAGAAGCTCAAGCAGTTAATCTGTGGaagaatgctttttaattttgccaTTTACAA belongs to Equus asinus isolate D_3611 breed Donkey chromosome 6, EquAss-T2T_v2, whole genome shotgun sequence and includes:
- the MSGN1 gene encoding mesogenin-1, producing MDNLRETFLSLEDGLGSSDSPGLLSSWNWKDRAGPFELNQASPTQSLSPAPSLESYSSSPCPAVVRLPCGHGDANNGGSDVCSSLGTGGLVEVDYNMLAFQPAYLQGSGGPKAQKGTKVRMSVQRRRKASEREKLRMRTLADALHTLRNYLPPVYSQRGQPLTKIQTLKYTIKYIGELTDLLNSGREPRSQSA